In Scatophagus argus isolate fScaArg1 chromosome 3, fScaArg1.pri, whole genome shotgun sequence, one genomic interval encodes:
- the elf3 gene encoding ETS-related transcription factor Elf-3 translates to MSSLCLSSVLTCANLTMYQTGISDVLPQQSSVLPSINTLQVSNPGYSSNMNVQWYRQISPQSWTADNVLEWISNQVESTKFDASTLNLAYCTMDGPTLCQMNRDQMIGLFGPQLGVHLHQSLQDHKTKYDLQSLSGPELNETCQLLDNFLDNLNFPLLSTIRIGQASEEDVSKSEFDYSEDYDLTSLTMEPMTPLEDTEYLSDNHSDSEYSSSSNSGMFGFSNLSSPESGSGESDPEFSYPLISKAHIKTEKGDSRLKRPRGRPPKLSGEHNSSIYASSKKSKHAPRGTHLWEFIRDILIHPERNQGLMKWEDRREGVFKFLKSEAVAQMWGQKKKNSSMTYEKLSRAMRYYYKREILERVDGRRLVYKFGKNSSGWKIEEIGKGM, encoded by the exons ATGTCATCACTGTGCCTCAGCAGTGTCCTGACTTGTGCCAACCTCACCATGTATCAGACTGGCATATCTGATGTCCTTCCACAGCAATCCAGTGTGCTGCCCAGCATCAATACCTTGCAGGTCAGCAATCCAGGGTACAGCTCCAACATGAACG TTCAGTGGTACAGGCAGATAAGCCCTCAAAGTTGGACAGCTGACAATGTTCTGGAGTGGATCAGCAACCAAGTAGAGAGCACCAAATTTGATGCGAGCACCCTAAATTTGGCCTACTGCACCATGGATGGCCCCACCCTCTGTCAGATGAACAGGGACCAGATGATTGGACTCTTCGGCCCGCAACTTGGCGTACACCTCCATCAGAGTCTGCAGGACCACAAGACCAAATATG ATCTGCAGAGCTTGTCAGGACCAGAGCTGAATGAGACCTGCCAGCTCTTGGACAACTTCCTGGATAACCTAAACTTCCCTCTGCTCAGCACCATTAGAATTGGGCAAG CTTCTGAGGAAGATGTCAGCAAGAGTGAGTTTGACTACAGTGAAGATTATGACCTGACCAGTTTGACCATGGAGCCCATGACACCTCTGGAAGACACAGAGTACCTGTCTGATAATCACTCTGACAGCGAGTacagctcctcctccaaca GTGGCATGTTTGGCTTTTCAAACCTCAGCTCACCAGAGTCTGGCAGTGGTGAATCAGACCCAGAGTTCTCCTACCCTCTGATTTCAA AAGCACACATCAAGACAGAGAAAGGGGATTCTCGACTGAAGCGACCACGGGGACGACCTCCTAAACTCAGTGGAGAGCACAACAGTAGCATTTATGCCAgttcaaagaaaagcaaacacg CGCCTCGTGGTACTCACCTGTGGGAATTCATCAGGGACATTCTCATCCATCCAGAGAGAAACCAAGGACTGATGAAGTGGGAGGACCGCCGTGAGGGTGTCTTTAAGTTCCTCAAGTCTGAGGCTGTGGCTCAGATGTGGggccagaagaagaaaaacagcagcatgacaTACGAGAAACTCAGTCGTGCCATGAG gtATTACTATAAGAGGGAGATCCTGGAGCGAGTGGATGGCCGAAGGCTTGTATACAAATTCGGCAAAAACTCCAGCGGGTGGAAGATTGAGGAGATTGGCAAGGGCATGTGA